A region of the Thamnophis elegans isolate rThaEle1 chromosome 1, rThaEle1.pri, whole genome shotgun sequence genome:
CCCTGCCAGGTCGCCAGTCAGACCTCGGGATGAAGTGGGAAAGATGCAAAGTGGGGGTGGGAACTGCAGCGGTGCTTTCTGCCCTGAGCAGCCGTCGGATGGGAATAACATGGTTTCCCCGGGCAACCATCTGTAGAAACGTCAGCGGCCCTGAACGTCTCTTGCTCCGAAGAGGAGCCAGCCAATTCAGCGCACCACACGGCTGGTTTCCATATGGCGCCCGCCGAGTCCGGGTTGGCTGAGCAGCTCGGCAAAGGAATCAGCGAAAGCTAAGCATCCCCAAACGCTGCCGCCGGTTCCACCCCTCCCCGCCTCAGTCTGCCCGGGAAGGAGCTCGCATCCCCGGGTGAAGGAAAATCAGGCAGCGACCCAAAACATCCCCGTAGAGTTCCGCTTGCCTTCCAGGTTGCCGCGAGACGTGTGCAGGGCCGAAGCGTGGTCCGCGAGGCGCTTTTCCCAACTGCTTCGCAGACGCCACTTCTCCGTCCCCCAAATGCAGCGGGAGCGCAGCCTTCCAGGGCTCAACGGGGCCGGAGCCACGTAACCGCGCCGAAACCCAACACGACGCTCATCCCGGGCGCCTGAAGCGGCTGTTGCTTCCCACCGTTCCCCCTTGGTTCTCGCCTTGCTCGGGCTGGGGATGCGCCTTCCTGCGCCAGCTGCCCATGGAGGAGGTGACCTCGGTGAGCAACGCTTCTGCCGCACCCGGCAATGGAAGCGCGGGGAGCGGGCAGGGAACGGCGCCTTCGGACCTCGTGGAGGAGGCGCGGTGGGGCTGGTTGGGGGCGGCGCTGATCTCGCAGGGCCTGTTGCTTCTCACCATCTTCGCGCTTTCTACGCTGGGCAACGGCGCCGTGGTGGTCATCATCGCCCGGCACCGGCAGCTCCGGACAGTCACCAACGCCTTCGTACTGTCGCTGTCGCTCGCCGAACTGCTGGACACCCTTCTGTGCCTGCCCTTGGCCTTCGTCGGCCTTCTCAATGGGCGCCCACACGGGAGCTGGATCTTCGGGCGCCGCCTCTGCTTGGCCAGCGCCACCCTCCACGCTGGCTTGGGCATCGCTGCCACCCTGACCATGGCCCTACTCTCCTTTGACCGCTACTGTGCCATCGTACGCCAGCCGCTGCATAAAATGGGCCGCCGGAGAGCCACGCAGCTCCTGGTTGCTGTGTGGTTGGCCGCTCTGGGCTTCTCAGGGCCTTGGTACCTGCTggcccaggaggaggaggaagaggaggagcagcctGTTGGGCCAGGCCCCGCTGCTTCCTACCATTGCATGTATGTGTTGCCTTGGGGCTCTTCCCATTTGGGTCCCCCTTATAGTGCCACTTTGATTGTCCTCTGTTATCTGCTGCCCTTTGCCCTCATGTGCTTCTGCCACTACAACATCTGCCGGGCGGTGCGACTGACCGAGAGCAGGGTGCGCCCACTCACCACTTACGGGCACCTCCTGCGTTTCTATGGTGAGATGCGCACGGCCACCACCGTTCTGATTATGATCGTCTCCATCATCTGCTGCTGGGGCCCTTATTGCATATTAGGCTTGGCTGCTGCCATGGGACATTTCTCCTTTTCCCCAGCCATAGACACTGTGGCAAGCTGGATGGCCTGGGCCAATGGTGCCATCAACCCCCTCATCTATGCCACCCGCAACCCTAACATTTCTCTTCTTCTTGGACGCAATCGGGAAGGAGGCTATCGGGCTCAAAAACCTGTGGCTGCCTATTTGGCAGCTGCTCAGAGTCATCGGCTGGAGAGCAAGAACCGGGCAGCATGCTATGCCAGCTATGGGCATGGCAGTGGGGGCAATGTAAGGAATAATCTAACCTGCTCCAGTCCAGGCACTGGTAGAGAAGTGGCTATGTGGGCTTTTAGGAACCCAGCAGTACTTTTCTGCCGTGATGCGCAACCTGGTTCAGCATCTGAAGTGGGCTTGACACACAAATCAGGCAATGTTGATACTTCCCTGTGAATCAAAATGGCTACATGAATTGGAATTAATTTGGTGACAAAACCTATATTAATCAAATGTATGTTACCTGATGGGGAGAATAATAGATCTTGGAAAATGGGCATGTGAAGCAAAGGGATCAAATTAACTCCTGGTCTTCTGAAAAACTTCTGCTTTTTAATGGCTTATTATGGCAATTTGATTTCTGCTATGTATGGTCTCCTTGAGAGCAAGAGTTAAAAGCTATAGGCAAAGCATGAAATAAAATGGGTAACATTTACTAGGTGATGATTTAACAATGCTATATGGCTGTATCCATAAGACTACTGACTTGCACACTAGCCAAGCACATGTTAAACTAGTGTGTTGTGTGAACTACAAAACTGGATTGAAAAAATCAGGGCTTAATATGTGGGGTAAACATAATCTGTGGGAACTAGCCAACTAGCACTGAGCTAAAGGATAAATCAAGAATGGACATTCTGGAGAAATTAGAGATGTCTCATTCGCAGAATAACAAAAAAAGAGGTGAATCACTTGGGAAAGATGAGCATTGTAAGATCACAGTACTAGACTAGGTATGTGAAAGAAAATATTACTCATCATTAAGCCTGCTGTCACAAACACCGTTGAGTAAGCTGGTCTGTTGATGATGAAGTAGCATTTTCGTAGTAATGAAATATCACAGAAAAAATGCACTTCTAAAATTTACCCATTTGTAGTGTGCTTTTTTTGACAGTTTATTGCTAATGTACCTTCAGAAAATATTTTGTGTAgttgaaaataaatataacaatatccAGCAAAAATTTGAACCCACTGATTAAGCTTCCAGAGATTTCAATGGAGACATTTGCAGCACAATTCTATGCCTGTTTTCTCAAAATCCATATGTGTATTAATTCTCATTGAAATCAATGGTACCTGAAAATTGCTTAGGTGGATGATGCCATTTTTAGAGTATTTTCTTTGAACTCTTGTACTGGCTAATATCAAGTCAGAGTCAGTTGTAGTCTGGTGTCATCTAaatcagaatgaatgaatgaatgaatgaatgaatgttggaCTAACCTCTAAGAGTACATCTAGACCTGTAATGCTATGATTTTTAAGAACTCAAATTCCTATTTGCGACATTTTTGGATTTACTGCACTGCAATTAGTTTGgagtgaaccaggggtgggtttcaggcggttcgcggcagtccccacgagccggttggtcggcgaacccggaagtaagtaacttccgggcaCGCCGAAGagtccacctgcccgcccacgtttcttaccctgttttgacgagttctgcgcttccacgcatgcgcaggacgcatacagcgcctgcgcgattctccaggagcagctggagcatcgcacagacgctagtacgcatgcgtgcactgcgcacgtgcacgaggacgccgccggccccgttccaaccgaaccggttggaacggggcgagaaacccacgcCTGGAGTGAACCATGGATTTTtccacagaagcattttttagccTTAGTTTTACATAACACAGTGTTCATTATATTGAGAACTTCATTGAATGGATGGACATGATTATGAGTATTCTTCTTCTAAACTGTCTTCATCTTTTATCCCACTTCATTTGCACTGTACTTGATGAAGCTTGACTAGGCTGATCTGAGCAAGCTACAGCCTATAGATACAGGTAGtctgtgacttacaaccatttgtttagtaactgtttgaagtttaCCactgcgctgaaaaaagtgacttttgaccatttttcacacttaaaaaggTTCCCGCAtctccatggttacatgatcgaaatttggatgcttagcaactggtacTTATTTATTGCAGTATCCcagtgtgtttgtctgtgtgtgtgtgtgtgtgtgtgtgtgtgtgatgagacCACTTTTTACAACCtcctgacaaccaaagtcaatggggaagccagattcacttcgcaaccttgttactaacttaacaactacagtgcttcacttaacaaatgtggcaataaaaaaaagtcaaaactcacttaataactcttttgcttagcaacagaaattttgggcaaaattgtggttgtaggtcgaGGGCTATCTATAGCTGCCTATTTTTTTTATGAATTACAGTAAATGCCATAAAATAAA
Encoded here:
- the GPR135 gene encoding G-protein coupled receptor 135 — encoded protein: MEEVTSVSNASAAPGNGSAGSGQGTAPSDLVEEARWGWLGAALISQGLLLLTIFALSTLGNGAVVVIIARHRQLRTVTNAFVLSLSLAELLDTLLCLPLAFVGLLNGRPHGSWIFGRRLCLASATLHAGLGIAATLTMALLSFDRYCAIVRQPLHKMGRRRATQLLVAVWLAALGFSGPWYLLAQEEEEEEEQPVGPGPAASYHCMYVLPWGSSHLGPPYSATLIVLCYLLPFALMCFCHYNICRAVRLTESRVRPLTTYGHLLRFYGEMRTATTVLIMIVSIICCWGPYCILGLAAAMGHFSFSPAIDTVASWMAWANGAINPLIYATRNPNISLLLGRNREGGYRAQKPVAAYLAAAQSHRLESKNRAACYASYGHGSGGNVRNNLTCSSPGTGREVAMWAFRNPAVLFCRDAQPGSASEVGLTHKSGNVDTSL